The following proteins are co-located in the Echinicola sp. 20G genome:
- a CDS encoding MarR family winged helix-turn-helix transcriptional regulator — MKIEEAIKQKTFKSPYNKAVVNLLYTQSYLVTHQSKLFKPYELSPEQYNVLRILRGHYPDPITVSSIQDRMLNKMSNASRLVEKLKQKGFAERKECPADRRQVDITITQKGLALLELLDEEIKTFNDRVINLSEEEVNQLNDLLDKLRG; from the coding sequence ATGAAGATAGAGGAAGCCATTAAACAGAAGACCTTTAAGAGTCCATATAACAAAGCAGTGGTGAACTTGTTGTACACGCAGAGTTATTTGGTGACGCATCAGAGTAAGCTTTTCAAGCCTTATGAGCTTTCTCCTGAGCAATACAATGTGCTTCGGATTTTACGTGGTCACTATCCTGACCCAATCACAGTTTCTTCTATTCAGGATAGGATGCTTAATAAAATGTCCAACGCTTCTCGTTTAGTGGAAAAGCTTAAACAGAAGGGGTTTGCGGAAAGAAAAGAGTGTCCTGCTGATAGGAGGCAAGTAGACATCACCATTACGCAAAAGGGCTTAGCGCTTCTGGAACTTTTGGATGAAGAAATTAAAACCTTTAACGATAGAGTGATCAATCTTAGTGAAGAAGAAGTAAATCAATTAAATGATCTGTTGGATAAACTAAGAGGATAA
- a CDS encoding YceI family protein has protein sequence MSTTKWTIDPTHSEINFKAKHLVISTVTGKFKKFAGEAEVESEDFNGAKVSFTADIDSIDTNQSDRDAHLKSGDFFDAEKYPQLKFSNGVLENKGGEYVLKGDLTIKETTKPIELSVDFGGVADDPYGNTKAGFELEGKISRKEYGLTWNAVTEAGSVVVGDQIKILASVQLVKG, from the coding sequence ATGAGTACTACAAAATGGACTATCGACCCAACACACTCTGAAATCAATTTCAAAGCCAAACACTTGGTGATTTCGACTGTAACCGGAAAATTCAAAAAGTTTGCTGGAGAAGCAGAAGTGGAATCTGAAGATTTCAATGGCGCTAAAGTGAGTTTTACTGCCGACATTGATAGTATTGACACCAACCAATCAGATCGTGATGCCCACTTAAAATCTGGAGATTTCTTTGATGCAGAGAAGTATCCTCAACTGAAGTTCTCCAATGGTGTTTTGGAAAATAAAGGAGGAGAGTATGTTTTGAAAGGTGACCTGACCATCAAGGAAACGACCAAGCCTATTGAACTTTCCGTTGATTTTGGTGGGGTAGCAGATGACCCTTACGGAAATACCAAGGCAGGATTTGAGCTGGAAGGAAAAATCAGTCGAAAAGAATACGGGCTAACTTGGAATGCGGTGACTGAAGCAGGTAGTGTGGTAGTGGGCGATCAAATTAAGATTTTGGCCAGTGTCCAATTGGTAAAAGGTTAA
- a CDS encoding NAD(P)-dependent oxidoreductase has translation MKIGLIKEGKIPVDRRVAFSPQQLKDINETYEGQAIFVVQKSDLRAYTDEEYLNAGIELVSDVSDCDVLMGIKEVPIDQLIADKTYFFFSHTIKAQPYNRGLLRAVLEKNIRLIDYEVLRANNERVVAFGRWAGIVGGYNGLWTYGKKASLFDMKRARDCFDLKELHDEVRNIQLPPIKMVITGNGRVGNGVKEILEVASIREVSPKELLNNYYDEPVFAQLAMEDYNRRKTDGGYDKEEFYSQPEKYESHFLKYTEVSDILFAAAFWDPKAPKLFTAKDVAKDDFNLSVIADITCDIDGSVPTTIKPSTIADPVYDVDRETMEEIPAFGEQLSISVMAIDNLPCELPRDASADFGSQLMRAVIPALLEEGNPIIEEATIAKNGVLTPKYSYLEGFVKEDPNA, from the coding sequence ATGAAAATTGGCTTGATCAAAGAAGGGAAAATCCCCGTGGATAGACGGGTAGCTTTTAGTCCCCAGCAATTGAAAGATATAAATGAAACTTATGAAGGACAGGCGATATTTGTCGTGCAAAAAAGTGATTTGAGGGCATATACCGATGAAGAGTACCTGAATGCAGGAATAGAACTTGTTTCCGACGTAAGTGATTGCGATGTGCTGATGGGAATTAAAGAAGTTCCTATTGATCAATTAATAGCTGATAAAACCTACTTTTTCTTTTCGCATACCATCAAAGCCCAACCCTATAACAGAGGCTTGCTCAGAGCAGTTTTGGAAAAGAATATCAGATTGATTGATTATGAAGTGCTCCGTGCAAATAATGAGCGCGTAGTGGCTTTTGGTCGATGGGCAGGGATAGTGGGAGGATATAATGGATTATGGACTTACGGCAAGAAGGCCAGTTTGTTTGATATGAAAAGGGCTCGAGATTGCTTTGACCTCAAGGAGTTGCATGATGAGGTGAGAAATATCCAGCTTCCCCCAATCAAAATGGTAATTACCGGAAATGGTCGGGTTGGGAATGGGGTAAAAGAAATCCTGGAAGTGGCTAGTATCAGGGAGGTGAGTCCTAAGGAATTGCTCAATAATTATTACGATGAGCCGGTTTTTGCCCAATTGGCCATGGAAGATTATAACAGAAGAAAAACTGATGGTGGATATGATAAGGAGGAGTTTTATTCTCAACCGGAAAAGTATGAAAGCCATTTTTTGAAGTACACCGAAGTAAGTGACATTCTTTTTGCTGCTGCTTTTTGGGACCCCAAGGCTCCCAAACTTTTTACGGCTAAAGATGTGGCTAAAGATGATTTCAACCTTTCTGTCATTGCGGATATTACCTGTGATATTGATGGATCTGTGCCGACTACTATTAAGCCAAGCACCATTGCCGATCCCGTTTATGATGTGGACAGGGAAACCATGGAGGAGATTCCAGCCTTTGGCGAGCAATTGAGTATTTCTGTGATGGCAATAGATAATTTGCCTTGCGAGCTGCCCAGAGATGCCTCTGCTGATTTTGGCAGTCAGCTGATGAGGGCAGTTATTCCCGCTTTATTGGAGGAAGGAAACCCAATTATCGAGGAAGCAACCATTGCTAAAAATGGTGTTTTAACGCCTAAATACAGCTACCTGGAGGGTTTTGTAAAGGAGGATCCCAATGCTTGA
- the deoC gene encoding deoxyribose-phosphate aldolase, which yields MLDVRKYLEHTLLKPDLTDYDINALVEQAKVSQFVGVCVPPFWVKKVKRELQDENIQVVTVVGFPLGYQMTETKVFETQQAIKNGADEIDVVWSLSAYKSRMNWPKIELAKLSSVCHEEGKILKVIIETALLSDEEKVEACKLCSDAGVDYVKTSTGFSTSGAQLEDIRLMRENLPSNVGVKASGGIKTLDQVLDFIQAGADRIGTSSGVDILKEMAERVEK from the coding sequence ATGCTTGATGTGAGAAAATACTTAGAGCATACCTTGCTTAAGCCTGACCTGACCGACTATGATATCAATGCTTTGGTTGAACAGGCGAAGGTTTCTCAGTTTGTAGGTGTTTGCGTCCCGCCTTTTTGGGTGAAAAAGGTAAAAAGGGAATTGCAAGATGAGAATATTCAAGTGGTTACTGTGGTGGGTTTTCCACTAGGTTATCAAATGACAGAAACCAAAGTCTTTGAAACCCAACAAGCCATAAAAAATGGAGCAGATGAAATCGACGTGGTATGGTCATTGTCTGCTTATAAATCTCGGATGAACTGGCCAAAGATCGAGTTGGCGAAGTTATCATCTGTGTGTCATGAAGAAGGAAAAATACTGAAAGTAATCATTGAGACAGCTTTACTTTCTGACGAAGAAAAGGTGGAGGCCTGCAAGCTTTGTAGCGATGCCGGCGTGGATTATGTCAAGACTTCAACTGGATTTTCCACATCTGGCGCCCAATTGGAGGACATTAGATTGATGAGGGAAAATTTGCCCAGCAATGTTGGGGTCAAGGCCAGTGGGGGGATCAAAACATTAGACCAAGTGCTTGATTTTATTCAGGCTGGAGCTGATAGGATAGGCACCAGTTCTGGTGTAGACATATTAAAAGAAATGGCAGAAAGAGTGGAAAAGTAA
- a CDS encoding Na/Pi symporter — translation MTEETQKKESYNRWIMVAQMVFALILFMTSIDLLTVSLLNMNNEVANEIFMATNNPFVGLFIGLLMTALIQSSSTVTAMIVAVVASGSLSIMQAVPLVMGANIGTTITSTLVSFTYIMKKSEFRKAISAGVLHDLFNIFTVIILLPLEYYFGFLSRIATYVSGTLFNASGSLGQDYTYNIIFTRSISKTLIEWIDFPIVALIISVILLFLSIKILSSSVYKTFVSTSFKQVSKHIFKYSYRAFAYGVFFTAAVQSSTVTTSLLVPAVATKKVSLNKVFPFIIGANIGTTITAAIAAIYKTEAAIAIAIVHFLFNFIGALIFLPFPALRNIPVKMAIYFGKESAKKKFIGVTYILLAFFVIPFLLIYFNKDGDVRDLEAGKKIEVVEKTPVDQAP, via the coding sequence ATGACGGAAGAAACACAGAAAAAAGAATCTTATAATCGGTGGATCATGGTTGCGCAAATGGTATTTGCGCTCATTCTTTTCATGACTTCGATAGATCTTTTGACCGTTTCCCTCCTAAATATGAACAATGAGGTAGCCAATGAAATATTCATGGCCACCAATAATCCTTTTGTCGGGTTGTTTATTGGCTTGCTGATGACCGCCCTGATCCAATCCAGCAGTACTGTGACAGCAATGATCGTAGCAGTCGTTGCTTCTGGAAGCCTCAGCATTATGCAGGCAGTCCCATTAGTAATGGGTGCGAATATCGGCACCACGATTACCTCCACCTTGGTTTCCTTTACTTATATCATGAAGAAAAGTGAATTCCGGAAAGCCATTTCAGCTGGGGTGCTTCATGATCTTTTCAATATTTTCACGGTGATCATCTTATTGCCACTAGAGTATTACTTTGGTTTCTTAAGCCGAATAGCCACTTATGTATCAGGTACTCTCTTCAATGCCTCTGGAAGTTTAGGTCAGGATTACACCTATAATATCATCTTTACCAGGTCCATCAGTAAGACTTTGATTGAATGGATAGACTTCCCCATAGTGGCGCTGATCATTAGTGTCATTTTACTTTTCCTCTCGATCAAAATTCTATCTTCCTCAGTTTACAAGACATTTGTATCCACTAGTTTCAAACAAGTAAGTAAGCATATTTTCAAGTACTCTTATCGTGCTTTCGCCTATGGCGTGTTTTTCACGGCAGCTGTCCAATCCAGTACCGTGACCACTTCACTGCTAGTTCCGGCGGTGGCCACCAAAAAAGTATCGCTCAACAAGGTTTTTCCTTTTATCATTGGAGCCAATATAGGCACTACTATCACTGCGGCAATCGCGGCGATTTATAAAACTGAGGCTGCCATAGCCATAGCCATTGTCCACTTTCTTTTCAACTTCATCGGGGCACTGATTTTCTTGCCATTTCCGGCACTGAGGAATATCCCTGTTAAAATGGCCATTTACTTCGGAAAAGAGTCCGCCAAGAAAAAGTTCATCGGGGTGACTTACATTCTTTTGGCCTTTTTTGTGATTCCATTCCTATTAATATATTTCAATAAGGATGGGGATGTCAGGGATTTGGAAGCGGGTAAAAAAATAGAGGTTGTTGAAAAAACACCAGTCGATCAAGCCCCATAA